The following nucleotide sequence is from Candidatus Poribacteria bacterium.
GCCTTCGCCAGCAAGGGGAAGCGGTCACGCCCGCCGCGCACGATTCTCTCTTCCGTGTCCGCCAAGCGAATCACTTCGGTGTCAAAGACGCTCGACCTGAAGTCCCACTTCATTCGGTTCATCTCCTGAAACCCGATCTCGACCACCAGTGCGTCCGCACCACCGGTCAGACGCCTTCTTTGAGCCCTTCGTCGCCGCCAAGTCTTGCGCCGCCAGCCTCGGAAGCGCCCCGCATCCCGCGTCCCAGCGCGATCTTGCCCGTACGAGCGACCTCTATGAGCCCGTAGGGGCGCAGCATGTTGATCAGCGCCGTGATCTTCCCCTCATCGCCCGTCGTCTCTATCGTCAGCGACTTCGGCGCGATATCGACGATGCGGGCTCGGAATATCTCGGCGACCTGTAGGATCTCGCTGCGGACCAGTCCTTCGGCGGCAACCTTGATCAGCACGAGCTCTCGCTCGACGTGGGGTTCCTCGGTCAGGTCATTCACGCGGATCACATCGACCAGCTTATTGAGCTGCTTCACGGTCTGGTCGATGACGCGCTCATCGCCGTGGGTGACGAGAGTCATCCGCGAGAACTGCGGGTCCGGCGTCTCCGCGACGCACAGGCTGTCGATGTTGAAGCCCTTGCCACTGAAGAGTCCTGCGACTCGCGCCAATACGCCGAACTGGTTCTGCACGAGCACTGTGATGATGTGTCGATCACCGTTCATGCGATACCCCCCACCATCTCGTCGAGCGCCGCCCCGGGCGGAACCATCGGGTACACGTTCTCGGTCGGATCGACGCGAACGTCAAGCACGACAGGTCCGTCGTGGGCGAACGCCTCTTCGAGTTGCGAGCGCAGCAGCGCCGGATCAGTGACTGTCATCCCCTTCACGCCGAACGCCTCGGCAACCGCCGCGAAGTCCGGGTTGTCGCTGAGGTCGGACGCGGCGTATCGCTGGTCGTACATGAGCTCCTGCCACTGGCGCACCATGCCCAGCCAGTAGTTGTTCAGGATGACGACCTTGACAGGC
It contains:
- the ilvN gene encoding acetolactate synthase small subunit — protein: MNGDRHIITVLVQNQFGVLARVAGLFSGKGFNIDSLCVAETPDPQFSRMTLVTHGDERVIDQTVKQLNKLVDVIRVNDLTEEPHVERELVLIKVAAEGLVRSEILQVAEIFRARIVDIAPKSLTIETTGDEGKITALINMLRPYGLIEVARTGKIALGRGMRGASEAGGARLGGDEGLKEGV